CTCCATCACCGGAGGTATCGAGGCCGTCTCGAGAGTTGAGAAGAGGGTTGTTGGCATTTGCCATTGTTGGATCAATTGGAGGTTTTATGGGGATTTGCAGTGCTATTTATTGTTTATGGACTGGTGTTTGTTTTGGGAAAAAGAAAGTTCATAATTCAGTTCAGCCAACAATCACTCGAGCAGGCTCGAATGGCGGTCCTGGATCGAACAACAGTCCTCCTTCTAGGTCGTTGAGGATTAGACGGCAAAGTTCGAGAGCAATGAAGCGTCAACGAAGTGGACCATCAATGATTCGTCAACGAAGCGGAACATCATCGAAACACGCTGATAAAGCCGAGGAATTCAGCTTTGCTGAACTTGTTGCAGCAACCAATGGTTTCTCATTAGAAAACAAGATTGGTGCAGGGAGTTACGGGGTTGTTTACAAAGGAAAACTGTCGGACGGTCGTGAAGTAGCAATCAAACGAGGCGAAACCGGCTCGAAAATGAAGAAATATCAAGAGAAAGAGATTGCATTTGAGTCCGAATTATCCTTCTTATCAAGGCTTCACCACAAGCATTTGGTTAGACTTGTTGGATATTGTGAAGAAATGGATGAAAGGCTTTTAGTTTACGAATACATGAAGAATGGAGCACTTTACGACCACTTACATGATAAGAACAACATCGAGAAATCCAGCAGTTTACTTAATTCCTGGAAAATGAGGATCAAAATCGCACTCGACGCGGCTCGAGGGATCGAATACCTTCACAACTATGCAGTTCCCCCTATAATTCATAGAGATATAAAGTCTTCCAACATATTACTCGATGCGAATTGGACAGCAAGGGTTTCAGATTTCGGACTCTCGATGATGGGACCGGAATCAGACCGAGATTACAAGCCAACAAAAGCAGCTGGAACAGTCGGTTACATCGATCCCGAATACTACGGATTAAACGTATTAACAACCAAGAGCGATGTATATGGACTCGGAGTCGTAATGCTAGAGCTTCTGACAGGGAAAAGAGCCATATTCAAGGAGAGCGAAAGTGGAGGGACACCAGTGAGCTTAGTTGATTATACAGTGCCTGCAATTATGAATGGTGAAGTAGTGAAGGTATTAGACCCTAGGGTTGGACCACCCGAGCTTAATGAAGCAGAGGCCGTAGAACTAATGGCTTATACAGCAATGCATTGTGTGAATTTGGAAGGCAAAGATAGGCCTACAATTGGTGATATTGTTTCAAATCTGGAAAGAGCTTTGACTGTTTGTGATGGCAGCCATGGCAGCATCTCAAGTGGTGCTTTCTCCATTGTTTCAGagtaattttttctattaaaaaaaattaaaatttgttttaggcAGGGCAGGCATAGCTTTTGGGTTGTAAAAAGGATAGAATTTTCAAGATGCTTTTTTTGAACACTGACAACAAGAAGAAATGCTTACATCATTTGTTTCTGTTGgccttttacaattttttatgttttttttataattgggaaaatggtttaaaattttgaccaTTTGATTTCACACcaagaaacaaagaagagaGACGAAGACAAGTCAGCCAACCTAACAACAAACAAAGATGGGGACTTAAAACTTTGCTTTCTAgggttgttttattttatatttcaatgcCAAAAAATGGTTCGAATTTTAAAGGTAATATTGTTGAGATGGACAATTCTGAATCCCGAGAATATGAACAGTGCAAAACGAACATGAAATAATggatcattaaaatataaatatttaaaacatgattatagtgaaaaagtaagaaaagtagataaaaaattcattgaCTTTGAATTATGAAAAGAAAGATGGGGTTTGGATTTAATTAAGACTTTTGGTCAACACCAATTAGGCATAGTTGTCATCTTAATCATCCCTACACGTGTACGGTCAATATTCAAGTTCCTcaattattcattaatagaAACGGTGCCCCCCATATTAAACTGaaagcatatttttatttatgaaggTCGAAATTAATATAACCTAATGTTGGGGTACATGGCAAATGCCAGACAAGGTGGTGGTGGCCTATTTGGCCGGTGATTTAACAACCTCTTTCCTTTTGCCTAATTTCGGaggaataattttatttttcatttaataaaaaattgagttttattttaatattcgactttaaatttaattattaataataaatttttggatatgggtttttattttgattattagtaatctttaaaactaaatttcagATTTTCTCTCATCTACAATATATTCCttggaaatattttaaaaatcataactgaattaaaaagaaaatgttacaaaattaaataaaaaattattatttcaatattttaagtaagtagatttatttttttaggaaagtaaacttaaattaaattaaaaatattataaattatacaaaaatatgaaatacaaTAAAAATGTGTTTTGGGACATGGTATCAATgacttaaaacaaaataaatattatttttaagaatttagtctaacttttaaagttaaaattcagATTCAATGGTTaacattttttgtcaaatttgttAGAGtggtattttgaaattttagaaagcGGTAACCATGTAATAAAAAAAGACATTGCAATGAACGTGAatttaatagataattttaacGGTGTTAACAATTCTTAAAAGTTACATCGTCATCTTAATCGAAATAAAGTTTTGGGCTAATCAAAGACATTGAAAAATTGAGGTAACAAATTATgccaaaagttaaaatataaaattaaatattaaatttgagcATAGTACAAGGACcgtaattaaaatttgaatagtattatataatttataaaaattttagaaaatatatatattaaaaatccatgtaaaaatttaatcatagtagtt
This genomic stretch from Gossypium raimondii isolate GPD5lz chromosome 6, ASM2569854v1, whole genome shotgun sequence harbors:
- the LOC105774219 gene encoding putative serine/threonine-protein kinase-like protein CCR3, giving the protein MTKLFFPLLFAVSSLAVISFPPLTHALGSGLTLAVAYGTATVCAIVAAQPTQRIICYRAGDNTSSSIAPVPILPNVSYFTVAGGETNLCALRSGGYSLLCWETNAPNYPVKRLYVNDTVFLQSLSIGDERICATTTNTSQPVACWRPDGNNRNDVGELPNRNYTMGKITSGFGFSCGIVLSQNNRVACWGSNSVVSTDIERQFGNISMENIEAGVSHVCGVNSVGDLVCKGNNSAGQLNVPLNKGLRFASWLALGEGFSCGIRRLNGTVVCWGSMTESAIEDIEFESIVAGLNFTCGLTTKNLSIVCWGPGWPGNNGFNSNYSFELPLMAEILPGPCVQSFCSECGIYPESNRLCSGSGNICRPCFNITTASPPSPVAPSPEVSRPSRELRRGLLAFAIVGSIGGFMGICSAIYCLWTGVCFGKKKVHNSVQPTITRAGSNGGPGSNNSPPSRSLRIRRQSSRAMKRQRSGPSMIRQRSGTSSKHADKAEEFSFAELVAATNGFSLENKIGAGSYGVVYKGKLSDGREVAIKRGETGSKMKKYQEKEIAFESELSFLSRLHHKHLVRLVGYCEEMDERLLVYEYMKNGALYDHLHDKNNIEKSSSLLNSWKMRIKIALDAARGIEYLHNYAVPPIIHRDIKSSNILLDANWTARVSDFGLSMMGPESDRDYKPTKAAGTVGYIDPEYYGLNVLTTKSDVYGLGVVMLELLTGKRAIFKESESGGTPVSLVDYTVPAIMNGEVVKVLDPRVGPPELNEAEAVELMAYTAMHCVNLEGKDRPTIGDIVSNLERALTVCDGSHGSISSGAFSIVSE